One Methanocaldococcus infernus ME DNA segment encodes these proteins:
- the cofG gene encoding 7,8-didemethyl-8-hydroxy-5-deazariboflavin synthase subunit CofG yields MLDREEAIKFLKSKSREEIIKYLNLIKEEKSYVTYSKNVFIPLSKWCRNRCGYCIFREEKAKIMKPNEVKEILIKGDKLGCREALFTFGEKVDENKEIKEELKKMGFSNILEYLYYLEDWTLENTNLLPHTNCGILSYEELKLLKEVNASMGLMLENISERLMNTVAHKYSPGKEPRLRIEMIENAGRLKIPFTTGLLIGIGETEEEIVDSLFKIKEIHDKYGHIQEVIIQNFRAKKGIPMENFREPSPLKMLKVIILAKLILKDISIQIPPNLNKETGQLFLLAGVDDWGGISPLTKDYVNPEAEWPEEEELRRWSEELGLKLKLRLPVYDKYISREWLSEKVYNKIKALGWKIED; encoded by the coding sequence GCTATAAAGTTTTTGAAGTCTAAAAGTAGAGAGGAGATTATCAAATATCTTAACCTAATTAAGGAAGAAAAAAGCTATGTAACCTACTCTAAAAATGTTTTTATTCCCTTATCAAAGTGGTGTAGGAATAGATGTGGCTACTGTATCTTTAGAGAAGAAAAAGCTAAGATTATGAAGCCTAATGAGGTTAAAGAGATTTTAATTAAGGGAGATAAGTTAGGATGTAGAGAGGCTCTATTCACCTTTGGGGAGAAAGTTGATGAGAATAAGGAGATAAAAGAAGAGTTAAAAAAGATGGGCTTTTCTAACATTTTAGAGTATCTCTACTACTTAGAAGATTGGACCTTAGAGAACACTAACCTCTTACCACATACAAACTGTGGGATCTTAAGCTATGAAGAGCTTAAGTTATTAAAGGAAGTTAATGCCTCAATGGGGTTAATGCTTGAAAATATTTCTGAGAGGTTAATGAACACTGTAGCACACAAATATAGCCCTGGGAAAGAGCCAAGGTTAAGAATTGAGATGATAGAAAATGCTGGAAGGTTAAAGATTCCCTTTACTACAGGTTTGTTAATAGGAATTGGTGAAACTGAGGAGGAAATAGTAGACAGCTTATTTAAGATAAAAGAGATTCATGATAAGTATGGGCATATACAAGAGGTTATCATACAAAATTTTAGGGCAAAGAAAGGCATACCAATGGAAAACTTTAGAGAACCTTCTCCTTTGAAGATGCTTAAGGTTATTATCTTAGCTAAGCTTATTTTAAAAGACATTTCTATACAGATCCCTCCAAATCTAAATAAAGAGACTGGCCAACTCTTTTTACTTGCTGGGGTTGATGACTGGGGAGGGATTTCTCCACTAACTAAAGACTATGTGAATCCTGAAGCTGAGTGGCCAGAGGAGGAAGAGTTAAGAAGATGGAGTGAAGAGCTTGGATTAAAGTTAAAGCTAAGATTACCAGTTTATGATAAGTATATAAGTAGAGAGTGGTTAAGTGAAAAAGTCTATAATAAAATTAAAGCTTTAGGGTGGAAAATTGAAGATTAA